The following proteins are co-located in the Paenibacillus sp. FSL H8-0079 genome:
- the aroE gene encoding shikimate dehydrogenase — MSEQNKFNSSLPVLLGVMGDPIAHSKSPAMHNAALQAAGVNGMYMPLHVHPDQLEAAVRGIVALGYRGVNVTIPHKEQVMQYLDVIDESARLIGAVNTIVNEGGTLTGYNTDGIGYVRSLKEEAVPELAGKRIAVLGAGGAARGVIYALALEKPEQIHILNRTADRAIALASDLRGHGLGEISGSGMEDAAMVLATADIVINTTAAGMHPHVDDVPVDPTLIREGAAVSDLIYNPLETRLLRESRLRGCTVHGGLGMFVYQGAVAFEHWLGIPAPVETMRRAVLNSFEV; from the coding sequence ATGTCTGAGCAGAACAAATTCAACTCTTCACTTCCCGTGTTGCTTGGTGTTATGGGTGATCCTATTGCTCACTCCAAGTCTCCGGCAATGCACAATGCGGCTCTGCAGGCTGCTGGAGTGAATGGAATGTATATGCCACTGCATGTTCATCCGGATCAACTGGAAGCGGCAGTTCGCGGAATTGTGGCACTTGGCTATCGTGGGGTCAATGTCACCATCCCGCACAAAGAGCAGGTGATGCAGTATCTGGATGTGATCGATGAAAGTGCTCGCCTGATTGGTGCGGTGAATACCATCGTCAATGAAGGTGGAACATTGACAGGGTACAATACCGATGGTATTGGCTATGTCCGATCACTGAAGGAAGAGGCTGTGCCGGAGCTTGCGGGCAAACGTATTGCTGTCCTGGGAGCAGGTGGAGCGGCGAGAGGCGTTATATACGCACTTGCACTGGAGAAGCCTGAGCAGATCCACATTCTGAATCGTACAGCGGACAGAGCTATTGCACTTGCTTCGGATTTACGGGGCCACGGCTTGGGAGAGATCTCGGGTAGTGGCATGGAAGACGCTGCGATGGTACTGGCTACGGCTGATATCGTTATTAACACAACGGCTGCCGGAATGCATCCACATGTTGATGACGTACCGGTTGATCCCACACTGATCCGTGAAGGAGCAGCGGTGAGTGATCTGATCTACAATCCGCTGGAAACCCGTCTGCTTCGGGAATCGCGATTACGCGGATGCACGGTGCACGGTGGTCTGGGTATGTTTGTATACCAGGGCGCAGTGGCCTTTGAGCATTGGCTCGGCATTCCGGCTCCAGTGGAGACGATGAGACGAGCTGTACTAAATAGTTTTGAAGTGTGA
- a CDS encoding MoxR family ATPase translates to MPVRKESIQIISAVRSNLESCIMGKSFEIQLLLTALLAGGHVLIEDVPGTGKTQLIKALSKSMRGEYRRIQCNPDILPSDITGVSVFHPKDERFYFRPGPVMTNILLADEINRATTKTQSALLEVMEERSVTVDGDTYDLPHPFMLCATQNPIDFEGTYTLPEAQLDRFMLKISLGYPDKEIEKTLLKTHQLGQPVDRLESVTHMDQIAAIQQEIKEVFIGDPVMDYLLDVVRQTRSHPSVLLGASPRAAISFMMAVKAFAFLQERDYVLPDDVKTMAPYVISHRIVLRPESRLDSMSSEAVLNAVLQQVRVPVSMGQ, encoded by the coding sequence ATGCCTGTGCGCAAAGAGTCGATCCAAATCATATCCGCAGTTCGTTCGAATCTGGAATCCTGCATTATGGGGAAATCCTTTGAAATTCAACTTTTACTTACAGCTTTGCTTGCAGGCGGGCACGTTCTGATTGAAGACGTACCGGGAACTGGCAAAACGCAGTTGATCAAGGCACTATCGAAATCCATGCGCGGAGAGTACCGACGCATTCAATGTAATCCTGATATTTTACCAAGTGATATTACGGGCGTATCCGTGTTCCACCCGAAGGATGAGCGTTTTTATTTCCGTCCAGGTCCCGTGATGACCAACATTTTGCTGGCTGACGAGATTAACCGGGCGACCACGAAAACCCAGTCCGCTCTGCTCGAAGTCATGGAGGAGCGCAGTGTAACTGTTGATGGGGACACGTATGATCTGCCACACCCGTTCATGCTTTGTGCAACTCAGAATCCGATTGATTTTGAAGGTACGTACACATTGCCGGAAGCGCAACTTGACCGGTTTATGTTGAAAATAAGTCTCGGTTATCCCGATAAAGAAATTGAGAAAACACTGCTCAAGACGCATCAGTTGGGTCAGCCTGTAGATCGGCTTGAATCGGTAACCCATATGGACCAGATCGCGGCAATTCAACAAGAGATTAAGGAAGTCTTTATCGGTGATCCGGTCATGGACTATCTGCTGGATGTTGTTCGTCAAACCCGCTCCCACCCATCTGTATTGCTGGGTGCCAGCCCACGGGCAGCCATATCCTTCATGATGGCCGTAAAAGCCTTTGCTTTCCTGCAGGAACGTGATTATGTGCTGCCGGATGATGTGAAGACGATGGCCCCTTATGTAATCTCTCATCGTATTGTGCTTCGTCCCGAATCGAGACTGGACAGTATGAGTTCCGAGGCCGTTCTGAATGCCGTACTCCAGCAGGTACGCGTGCCCGTCTCCATGGGGCAATAG
- the yqeK gene encoding bis(5'-nucleosyl)-tetraphosphatase (symmetrical) YqeK codes for MALSRDELIQAVSGQMPEKRWKHTLGVMESSVMLAEKYGADPVKADLAAILHDVAKYWPVAEMEAVIRDNGLNQELLQHDKQLWHSEVGAFVAKRDYGVTDSEVINAIRWHTSGRVGMSLLDKVVCLADYIEPGRDFPGVDHIREQAERSLEEGLIAGFDSTISLLISQRRVIYPLTMLSRNDLIAQL; via the coding sequence ATGGCACTAAGCCGTGATGAACTGATTCAAGCCGTATCCGGACAAATGCCGGAAAAACGCTGGAAGCATACACTGGGTGTAATGGAATCGTCAGTGATGTTGGCTGAAAAATACGGTGCTGATCCTGTGAAAGCAGATCTGGCAGCGATATTGCATGATGTGGCGAAGTACTGGCCCGTAGCGGAGATGGAAGCGGTCATCCGTGATAACGGATTAAACCAGGAACTTCTGCAACATGACAAGCAGCTCTGGCATTCCGAAGTCGGTGCTTTTGTAGCCAAGCGTGATTACGGTGTAACGGATTCCGAAGTTATTAATGCTATCCGGTGGCATACCTCGGGTCGGGTAGGCATGAGCTTGCTGGACAAAGTGGTATGTCTTGCCGATTACATTGAACCGGGACGAGATTTCCCGGGAGTGGATCACATTCGCGAACAGGCTGAACGTAGTCTGGAGGAAGGTTTAATTGCCGGATTCGATTCGACGATCAGCTTGCTGATCTCGCAACGACGTGTCATTTATCCTTTGACCATGCTGTCGCGGAATGACTTAATTGCACAATTATAG
- the spoVAE gene encoding stage V sporulation protein AE, with protein MQFLWAFIVGGLICVVGQLLMDGVKLTPAHTMSTLVVAGALADAFGLYDPLVKFAGAGATIPITSFGNSLVHGALTELEKEGWLGVITGIFDLTAAGISSAIIFSFLAALVVRPKG; from the coding sequence ATGCAGTTCTTGTGGGCATTTATCGTTGGCGGTTTGATCTGTGTTGTGGGGCAACTTCTTATGGACGGTGTCAAACTGACACCGGCACATACCATGAGCACACTTGTTGTGGCAGGTGCGCTTGCGGATGCATTTGGCCTGTACGACCCCTTGGTTAAATTTGCAGGTGCGGGTGCTACCATCCCCATTACAAGTTTCGGCAATTCCTTGGTGCATGGGGCATTGACGGAACTGGAGAAAGAGGGGTGGCTTGGTGTCATTACGGGGATTTTCGATCTGACCGCGGCAGGGATTTCGTCAGCGATCATCTTTTCTTTTCTCGCCGCATTGGTGGTTAGGCCAAAAGGCTGA
- a CDS encoding YqeG family HAD IIIA-type phosphatase, which yields MFKMLMPKLRVDTVFDINLEELYAQGYRGIITDLDNTLVGAKAPDATPELIEWFARVKEAGFKLMIVSNNNLNRVSLFATPLDIQFVHSARKPSNVPFRRAMKMMELSPEKTIVVGDQMLTDVYGGNRMGLYTVLVLPISIGDEGFMTRFNRRVERIALTSLRRKGLWLEEEKKK from the coding sequence TTGTTTAAAATGTTAATGCCCAAGCTGCGTGTAGACACGGTTTTTGACATTAATCTGGAAGAGCTGTACGCTCAAGGCTACCGTGGAATTATAACTGATCTGGATAACACACTCGTTGGAGCCAAAGCCCCTGACGCTACGCCCGAACTGATTGAATGGTTTGCACGTGTGAAAGAGGCCGGTTTCAAGCTGATGATTGTGTCCAATAACAATTTGAATCGTGTATCCCTGTTTGCGACCCCGCTGGATATCCAGTTTGTGCATAGTGCACGCAAACCATCGAATGTACCGTTTCGTAGAGCAATGAAAATGATGGAGTTATCTCCTGAAAAAACGATTGTAGTAGGCGATCAGATGCTTACGGACGTCTATGGAGGGAACCGAATGGGGTTATATACCGTTCTGGTACTGCCAATCTCCATTGGGGACGAAGGATTTATGACCCGCTTCAATCGGCGCGTGGAACGGATTGCTCTAACGAGTTTACGCAGGAAAGGCTTATGGCTTGAGGAGGAAAAGAAGAAATGA
- the yhbY gene encoding ribosome assembly RNA-binding protein YhbY, producing the protein MLNGKQKRFLRSQAHHLTPVFQIGKGGTNEHLFRHIEDAIEKRELMKVQVLNNNDEDRKEMAEEVARETGSELVQLIGNTIILYKESRDNKQIELPR; encoded by the coding sequence ATGTTAAACGGTAAACAAAAGCGCTTTTTGCGGTCACAGGCACATCACCTGACCCCTGTATTTCAGATTGGTAAAGGTGGAACCAACGAGCACCTGTTCCGTCACATCGAAGATGCGATTGAGAAGCGCGAATTGATGAAAGTGCAAGTGTTGAACAACAATGACGAGGACAGAAAAGAGATGGCAGAAGAAGTTGCCCGTGAAACGGGAAGTGAGCTTGTACAACTTATCGGTAACACAATCATCCTGTACAAAGAATCTCGCGATAACAAACAAATCGAACTACCTAGATAA
- a CDS encoding transglutaminase domain-containing protein: MSTKGNESVAGKRSWYHAASLLWIFLIGMQWISFTQESWYTETTSLVLWTLAAVSVLEVILPFKTIYRAIIKAVVVGYILHKTLIDYTVYIPYGSLTDRAEQFILHMTPYIWFSLCAWVMLEAALRLVTTTRRILVFLGVNIISMGILDSFTQIPLWIEIAWVIFAGMGWLVCQHFRNYQLQYPQGWKRIIRYPYKILANIAIIFSLIIVASVNMPEIPPTLTDPYTAWRNYTGTSTSQAGNGSLDIPAATESGYSREDNQLGGGFNFDYTPVMSVTTNERSYWRGETRAEYTGTGWDDRGRGATENVEAGQPLENQESGNVNTKQVTQNVTMLNDNVYPILFGAYSISEVSSINGEDRTERMLWNAEQAELHVVTDRQQPQYPKTYTILSEAPVIVEDELRTKSFDDLYNSNPAEDMYLQLPSRFPNRVSDLAAEITASANTPYEKVALLQNYLQTNFEYTNNPDLSRKVSSDFVEGFLFDIMEGYCDYFSTALVMMARSEGIPARWVKGYAPGQLSLNSDMQAPRQPGAEIETTYTVTNADAHSWAEVYFGEYGWIPVEATPGFDMPLLTEQPDVQPVDEPEEQPEEEPVQEEEQTPAPEQASSAIPTFIIWAAGAIIVLWVAYMFWRNRFSMRFLLLRLRTGGPLTPEQKVVAETERWIQYVKRKGLTRSGDETLRESVTRWSQAKPAAAGTLYELLTKFEQTRYSPASVTADDWKGVYQTALKLRKELKAERA; the protein is encoded by the coding sequence ATGAGTACAAAAGGAAATGAAAGTGTTGCAGGCAAACGATCCTGGTATCATGCAGCATCATTGCTCTGGATTTTCCTGATTGGAATGCAGTGGATTTCATTTACGCAGGAATCCTGGTATACGGAGACGACTTCTCTGGTGTTATGGACACTTGCAGCGGTCAGTGTGCTGGAGGTCATTCTGCCCTTCAAAACGATCTATCGGGCGATCATCAAGGCGGTCGTTGTTGGTTACATTTTGCATAAAACGCTGATTGATTATACGGTGTACATCCCTTATGGCTCTTTAACGGACCGAGCGGAACAATTCATATTACACATGACGCCGTACATCTGGTTCTCCCTGTGTGCATGGGTGATGCTTGAAGCTGCGCTTCGACTCGTGACCACCACACGTCGCATTCTTGTTTTTCTGGGTGTTAACATCATTTCGATGGGGATTCTCGATTCTTTCACTCAGATTCCACTCTGGATTGAAATCGCGTGGGTGATCTTTGCGGGGATGGGATGGCTCGTATGTCAGCATTTCCGTAACTATCAGCTACAGTATCCACAAGGTTGGAAACGAATCATCCGTTATCCTTATAAAATCCTGGCCAATATTGCCATTATCTTTTCTTTGATTATTGTAGCCAGCGTCAATATGCCGGAGATTCCACCCACCTTGACGGACCCATATACGGCTTGGCGTAACTATACCGGAACTTCCACAAGTCAGGCTGGTAACGGAAGCCTTGATATCCCGGCGGCTACTGAATCGGGATACAGCAGGGAAGACAATCAGCTTGGTGGAGGATTCAACTTCGACTATACCCCTGTCATGTCTGTCACGACCAATGAGCGTAGTTACTGGCGCGGTGAGACACGTGCAGAGTATACAGGCACAGGCTGGGATGACCGTGGACGGGGTGCGACAGAGAATGTTGAAGCCGGACAGCCTCTGGAGAACCAAGAATCCGGTAATGTGAATACCAAACAAGTAACTCAGAACGTAACGATGCTGAATGATAACGTCTATCCGATTCTCTTTGGTGCTTATTCGATCTCTGAAGTGAGTTCGATTAACGGTGAGGACAGAACGGAACGTATGCTGTGGAATGCCGAACAGGCTGAACTGCATGTAGTGACAGACCGTCAGCAACCACAGTATCCCAAGACATACACCATCCTATCTGAAGCCCCTGTGATTGTGGAAGATGAGCTTCGTACGAAGTCTTTTGATGATCTGTATAACAGTAATCCGGCAGAGGATATGTACTTGCAGTTACCATCCCGTTTCCCTAACCGGGTTTCGGATCTGGCAGCCGAGATAACGGCGTCTGCGAATACCCCGTATGAAAAAGTGGCATTACTGCAAAACTATTTACAAACTAATTTTGAATACACGAACAATCCGGATTTATCTCGAAAAGTAAGCAGCGACTTTGTGGAAGGCTTCCTGTTCGATATTATGGAAGGCTACTGTGACTACTTCTCTACTGCGCTGGTTATGATGGCGCGTTCGGAGGGCATTCCTGCAAGGTGGGTTAAAGGTTATGCGCCTGGACAACTGTCTCTGAATTCGGACATGCAGGCCCCGCGTCAACCTGGCGCAGAGATTGAGACGACCTACACCGTTACGAATGCAGATGCACACTCCTGGGCAGAGGTTTACTTTGGTGAGTATGGCTGGATTCCCGTTGAAGCAACGCCGGGCTTTGATATGCCGCTGCTCACGGAACAGCCTGATGTACAGCCTGTAGATGAGCCTGAAGAACAGCCAGAAGAGGAGCCGGTACAAGAGGAAGAGCAGACCCCTGCACCTGAGCAGGCATCGTCTGCCATCCCGACTTTTATTATCTGGGCTGCAGGAGCCATTATTGTATTGTGGGTAGCATATATGTTCTGGCGTAATCGTTTCTCCATGCGATTCCTCCTGCTTCGTTTGCGGACAGGTGGACCGCTCACCCCTGAACAGAAGGTGGTGGCAGAGACCGAGCGTTGGATTCAATATGTGAAACGCAAAGGTCTGACCCGGAGCGGAGACGAGACACTTCGTGAATCGGTAACTCGCTGGAGCCAGGCAAAACCTGCTGCAGCAGGGACATTGTATGAGCTTCTCACGAAGTTTGAACAGACTCGCTACAGTCCGGCGTCCGTAACTGCCGACGACTGGAAGGGTGTTTATCAGACCGCCTTGAAGCTGCGGAAGGAACTGAAAGCGGAACGGGCATAG
- a CDS encoding nicotinate-nucleotide adenylyltransferase translates to MKIGIMGGTFDPIHMGHLLAAEAARDSHALDEIWFMPSHVPPHKRGAGASGQQRLDMTEAAVKGVQQYEVLGIEMELGGVSYTIDTMKELWRRHPEHEFYFIIGADMVNYLPKWEQIEELAERLTFIGVGRPGFQLHLDDLPDELQDRVLLAEMPLVDISSTAVRRRLAKGHSVRFMIPDEVHQYIVRSGLYGTKP, encoded by the coding sequence GTGAAGATCGGTATCATGGGTGGTACGTTTGATCCGATCCACATGGGACACCTCCTGGCAGCAGAGGCGGCAAGGGATTCGCATGCACTGGATGAGATCTGGTTCATGCCTTCCCATGTTCCACCTCACAAGCGCGGAGCCGGAGCTTCGGGACAGCAACGTCTCGATATGACGGAAGCGGCTGTGAAGGGTGTGCAGCAATATGAGGTGCTGGGCATCGAGATGGAACTGGGCGGAGTGTCTTATACAATCGATACGATGAAGGAACTGTGGCGTCGCCATCCTGAACATGAATTCTATTTCATAATTGGGGCGGATATGGTGAACTATCTTCCCAAATGGGAGCAGATTGAAGAACTTGCCGAACGCCTAACCTTTATTGGGGTTGGTCGGCCGGGCTTCCAGTTACATCTGGATGATCTACCAGACGAGTTACAGGATCGGGTCCTATTAGCCGAGATGCCCTTGGTGGATATTTCATCGACAGCCGTACGCAGACGTCTAGCCAAAGGACATTCGGTACGCTTCATGATTCCTGATGAAGTGCACCAATACATTGTAAGGAGCGGTTTATATGGCACTAAGCCGTGA
- the yqeH gene encoding ribosome biogenesis GTPase YqeH yields the protein MTEPHNGNLAVRCSGCGVHLQTENSELPGFIPEKALDREPVICQRCFRIKNYNESSSVTVDQDEFLALLSKIGDKDALVIHIVDLFDFDGSIISGLQRFVGNNPVLLAVNKTDLLPKVTNWNKVRNWVQKQAKEQGLRTVDVVLCSAKQNQGFDRLLELVGTYREDRDVYVVGGTNVGKSTLINRLIRDYSDLEQELTTSRYPGTTLDMVNIPLDDGKYIIDTPGIVYPWRFSEIVSRKDLAAIMPEKPLKPAVYQLNSGQTLFFGGMARFDFVEGDRQSFTCFISTALDIHRTKLERADDLYRDHLGELLSPPTREDAAEMAEWTRHEFRIKRGSQSDVFISGLGWIKVNGDVGALVAVHAPKGIRVQIRPSLI from the coding sequence ATGACAGAACCGCATAACGGCAATCTTGCCGTAAGGTGCAGCGGATGCGGCGTGCATCTGCAAACAGAAAATTCGGAATTACCAGGGTTTATCCCCGAGAAGGCACTGGATCGTGAACCGGTTATATGCCAGCGCTGTTTCCGTATCAAAAACTACAATGAGTCATCATCCGTTACGGTGGATCAGGACGAATTCCTGGCGCTGCTTAGCAAAATCGGGGATAAGGATGCACTTGTCATCCATATCGTTGATTTGTTTGACTTTGATGGCAGTATTATCTCTGGACTGCAACGTTTTGTAGGCAACAATCCAGTATTGCTTGCTGTGAACAAAACGGACTTGCTTCCGAAAGTAACTAACTGGAATAAGGTTCGCAACTGGGTACAAAAGCAAGCCAAAGAACAAGGTTTGCGCACAGTGGATGTAGTCTTGTGCAGTGCGAAGCAAAATCAGGGCTTCGACCGACTGCTTGAGCTCGTGGGAACGTATCGCGAAGATCGTGACGTGTACGTGGTTGGCGGTACCAATGTGGGTAAATCTACACTGATTAACCGTCTGATCCGTGATTACAGCGATCTGGAGCAGGAACTGACCACGTCCCGTTATCCGGGAACGACGCTGGATATGGTAAATATTCCGCTGGATGATGGAAAATATATCATTGATACGCCTGGAATCGTGTATCCTTGGCGTTTCAGCGAGATTGTCTCACGTAAGGATCTTGCTGCCATCATGCCGGAAAAACCGCTTAAACCCGCTGTTTATCAGTTGAATTCCGGTCAGACGCTGTTCTTCGGCGGCATGGCTCGATTCGACTTTGTTGAAGGTGATCGCCAGTCGTTCACTTGTTTTATCAGCACTGCGCTTGATATTCACCGGACGAAGCTGGAGCGTGCAGATGACCTGTACCGCGACCACCTGGGAGAATTATTGTCTCCACCAACCCGTGAGGATGCAGCAGAAATGGCTGAATGGACCAGACATGAATTCCGCATCAAACGCGGCAGTCAATCGGATGTATTCATCTCGGGTCTGGGCTGGATTAAGGTAAATGGTGATGTTGGAGCACTGGTTGCTGTTCATGCGCCTAAAGGCATTCGTGTACAGATCCGCCCATCCTTGATCTAG
- the spoVAD gene encoding stage V sporulation protein AD, with protein MKRLGRQTWQFENRPRIIGKAAVVGPDEGKGPLSSDFDYVYDNLEIGEKTWEKGERKLLEQASQLALVNANITKEELHFFVGGDLMNQIISSSFSARKLGVPYLGVFGACSTSMETLALASMIVDSGAGDYVLAGTVSHNCTVEKQFRYPTEYGSQKPPYAQYTVTGAGCGVVSRTGDGPVVTKATIGRIMDLGIKDPFNMGSAMAPAAADTLISHFRDTGLEPGYYDLIVTGDLASVGLPITKELLQKEGIPMEQTVFNDCGLMIYDREKQPYVVAGGSGCGCSATVTYGHILNRMQKGDLKRVLVVATGALLSPISYQQGESIPCIAHAVAIEKEG; from the coding sequence ATGAAGCGATTGGGTCGCCAAACGTGGCAGTTTGAGAATCGTCCACGAATTATCGGTAAAGCGGCAGTTGTAGGACCTGATGAAGGCAAGGGTCCTTTGTCATCTGATTTTGATTACGTCTATGACAATCTTGAGATCGGCGAGAAGACGTGGGAAAAGGGAGAACGCAAACTGCTCGAACAGGCCTCCCAACTGGCTTTGGTTAATGCCAATATTACCAAGGAAGAGCTTCACTTTTTTGTCGGTGGAGATCTGATGAACCAGATTATCAGTAGTTCTTTTTCAGCGCGAAAACTGGGTGTACCTTACCTGGGGGTCTTTGGAGCCTGTTCTACTTCCATGGAAACGTTAGCGCTAGCGTCGATGATTGTTGACTCGGGAGCTGGCGATTATGTTCTTGCAGGAACGGTCAGCCACAACTGCACGGTCGAGAAACAATTTCGTTATCCGACCGAATATGGCTCCCAGAAGCCGCCTTATGCGCAATACACCGTAACAGGAGCAGGGTGTGGTGTAGTCTCCCGTACCGGTGATGGTCCTGTAGTTACCAAAGCCACTATTGGGCGCATTATGGATTTGGGCATCAAAGATCCCTTCAACATGGGTTCAGCGATGGCACCGGCAGCAGCCGACACCCTGATCTCGCATTTCAGAGATACGGGATTGGAGCCTGGTTATTATGATCTCATTGTTACCGGGGATCTGGCTTCCGTCGGTCTGCCAATTACCAAAGAACTTTTGCAAAAAGAAGGCATTCCGATGGAACAGACGGTTTTTAATGACTGCGGCCTGATGATCTATGATCGGGAGAAACAGCCTTATGTTGTTGCCGGGGGGAGTGGATGCGGATGTTCTGCTACCGTAACCTACGGTCATATTTTGAATCGAATGCAGAAGGGTGATCTTAAGCGTGTGCTCGTCGTTGCTACCGGGGCACTGTTGTCTCCGATTTCGTACCAGCAGGGTGAAAGTATCCCCTGTATTGCTCATGCGGTAGCCATAGAAAAGGAGGGATAA
- the spoVAC gene encoding stage V sporulation protein AC: MLPAQSASGSEKKTSSLSIDEKEYKKVAKKHEPPRPILKNCLKAFLVGGTVCLIGQAIQEAFMAGFDMTSKEASSPTVAVMILISVILTCLGVYDKMAQWAGAGTAVPVTGFANSMCSAALEHRAEGLVLGVGANMFKLAGSVIVFGVVAAFVVGIVYAFLGFGGGHL; encoded by the coding sequence ATCTTGCCAGCTCAATCTGCATCCGGAAGCGAAAAAAAAACATCGTCCCTGTCCATCGATGAAAAGGAGTACAAGAAAGTCGCCAAAAAACATGAGCCGCCTCGTCCGATCCTGAAGAACTGCCTCAAGGCATTTCTGGTTGGTGGAACCGTCTGCTTGATCGGACAGGCCATTCAAGAGGCTTTTATGGCCGGTTTCGACATGACATCGAAGGAGGCTTCCAGTCCTACGGTGGCGGTCATGATTCTCATATCGGTTATTCTAACTTGTCTCGGTGTTTACGATAAAATGGCACAGTGGGCAGGAGCAGGAACGGCTGTGCCGGTTACCGGATTTGCCAATTCCATGTGCTCTGCTGCACTGGAACATCGTGCTGAAGGACTGGTGCTCGGTGTAGGGGCCAACATGTTTAAACTTGCTGGTTCTGTTATTGTGTTCGGTGTCGTGGCAGCATTTGTCGTAGGGATCGTTTATGCCTTTTTGGGATTCGGAGGTGGACATCTATGA
- a CDS encoding DUF58 domain-containing protein: protein MKPLLSTVNRGLRHPRVWSIAMVWMCCLAYVLFQGGKTSLMLLSMVTLLCVYLAIAGFSGVRRAQGVRKLSSGLDHEELLHAGDQVQVQLSLTIPGFLPLPYVVVREMLHRHNGESWSFKESLIPNMRGNGELSFQTPPLERGKYVFSETECASEDIFGLIEHRGKFKAKGEFRVLPRTVFIPYWQLYDRKSRLSGPQTALTRSRRETTQINGVRDYVYGDRLSRIHWNATAKTGNWKSKEFEHESVPKTILVLDALAASYEHGEAFEIAVSTAASLLEYGARERMGMGLLTLSEETSFMAPSESLLERQKMMHHLVDIQYNGQDAQLLPGVERIARQLPQGAYFVVISPQKDEKILELLRWADTRGMTPCHILIDTSESRRSAEWNAMLRGRGTRSFAVSHLQELPTVMGGGSV, encoded by the coding sequence ATGAAGCCGCTTTTGAGTACAGTCAATAGAGGGCTGCGCCACCCACGCGTATGGAGCATCGCAATGGTGTGGATGTGCTGTCTGGCTTATGTTTTGTTTCAGGGCGGGAAGACATCACTCATGTTGCTGTCGATGGTTACCCTGCTCTGTGTGTACCTTGCCATTGCTGGATTTAGCGGAGTAAGACGTGCTCAAGGAGTACGTAAGCTATCCTCTGGTCTGGACCACGAAGAACTGCTGCATGCAGGTGACCAGGTTCAAGTACAGCTGAGTCTGACGATTCCGGGATTCCTCCCGCTTCCCTATGTGGTAGTACGTGAAATGCTGCACCGGCATAACGGAGAATCCTGGTCATTCAAAGAAAGTTTGATTCCCAATATGCGAGGAAATGGCGAGCTGTCTTTCCAGACACCGCCACTTGAGCGGGGCAAGTATGTTTTTTCGGAAACAGAATGTGCCAGTGAGGACATATTTGGACTGATTGAACATCGAGGAAAGTTTAAGGCCAAAGGTGAGTTTCGAGTACTGCCAAGAACGGTATTTATTCCATATTGGCAGCTCTACGACCGCAAATCACGGTTATCCGGTCCGCAGACAGCTCTAACCCGCTCGCGGAGAGAGACCACTCAGATCAATGGTGTACGTGATTACGTATACGGAGATCGACTTTCTCGTATTCACTGGAATGCAACGGCGAAGACGGGGAACTGGAAGTCCAAGGAATTCGAGCATGAGTCTGTGCCCAAGACCATTCTGGTTCTCGATGCACTGGCAGCAAGTTATGAACATGGGGAAGCATTCGAAATTGCTGTGTCTACTGCTGCTTCTCTGCTGGAGTATGGTGCCAGGGAACGGATGGGGATGGGCTTATTGACATTGTCAGAGGAGACATCCTTTATGGCCCCCAGTGAAAGTCTGCTGGAACGACAGAAGATGATGCATCATCTGGTGGATATTCAGTATAACGGGCAGGATGCCCAGCTGTTGCCTGGGGTGGAAAGAATAGCTCGTCAACTTCCCCAGGGAGCTTATTTTGTTGTGATTTCTCCTCAGAAGGATGAAAAAATATTGGAACTGTTGCGCTGGGCCGATACGCGGGGCATGACGCCATGTCATATTCTGATCGATACCAGTGAATCCCGCCGCAGTGCGGAGTGGAATGCCATGTTGCGTGGAAGAGGTACGAGGTCATTCGCGGTTTCTCACTTGCAGGAGCTTCCAACGGTGATGGGGGGAGGTTCTGTATGA